In the Longimicrobiales bacterium genome, one interval contains:
- a CDS encoding LicD family protein, whose product METSDEENSALMDQLMKSIPPMDPLNGEKLLREAKQIFDTHGVVFFLRQGTCLGAVREHTLIPWDDDLDLGSIIDMHGFTKDLIEPTIESFRANGCYVEVSDDELDTTVKIMKYRIRIDWKIYQVINGTIPHYPGIPIPISLFTELTEVDFIGDTYLVPSPPETYLRCKYGPNWSTPKQVGYEKDVLDAMPKGTVPGRAGWLKQFLAVRFSPRQTATLLVLDEHDAPVAGADVLLAGLSRSKTNRQGIAKFYLPGPDIYALAVTVNGREEVLYEEELDQGERYVYRPNPAKPAGRYFILTQK is encoded by the coding sequence ATGGAAACAAGCGACGAAGAGAACTCCGCCCTCATGGACCAATTAATGAAGTCGATCCCTCCGATGGACCCGCTAAACGGAGAGAAGCTGCTACGGGAGGCGAAGCAGATATTTGACACCCACGGAGTGGTCTTTTTCCTCCGGCAAGGTACCTGCCTAGGCGCGGTGAGAGAACACACGTTGATCCCATGGGATGATGACCTGGACCTCGGATCCATCATCGACATGCACGGGTTCACCAAGGACCTAATCGAGCCCACAATCGAGTCCTTCCGTGCGAACGGTTGCTACGTCGAGGTCTCCGACGACGAGCTCGATACAACAGTGAAAATCATGAAGTATCGGATCCGAATCGATTGGAAGATCTACCAGGTAATCAACGGAACAATTCCTCACTATCCGGGGATACCCATCCCCATCAGCCTGTTCACCGAATTGACCGAGGTCGATTTCATCGGCGACACGTATCTCGTTCCGAGCCCGCCCGAGACGTACCTCCGCTGCAAGTACGGTCCGAATTGGAGCACACCGAAACAAGTGGGCTACGAGAAAGATGTACTCGACGCGATGCCGAAGGGAACCGTCCCTGGTCGTGCGGGGTGGCTCAAGCAGTTCCTAGCCGTTCGTTTTTCGCCACGCCAGACTGCGACGTTGTTGGTACTCGACGAACACGATGCCCCAGTGGCAGGCGCGGATGTGTTGCTTGCAGGACTGAGCCGATCCAAGACAAATCGTCAGGGCATCGCGAAGTTTTATTTGCCCGGGCCAGACATCTACGCGTTGGCCGTCACGGTCAACGGCCGCGAGGAAGTCCTGTATGAGGAGGAACTGGACCAGGGGGAAAGGTACGTCTACCGACCGAACCCCGCCAAACCTGCGGGAAGATACTTCATACTCACGCAGAAGTAA
- a CDS encoding ferredoxin: MKVWIDQDLCTGDGLCEEIAPDVFFGMDDGLFYVKESPENFGTEKLFDGVANPGGAEGTARFPDGLLDAVIEAAEECPGECIFIEA, translated from the coding sequence ATGAAGGTATGGATTGACCAAGATCTGTGTACCGGCGACGGGCTCTGCGAGGAAATCGCCCCTGACGTGTTCTTCGGGATGGACGACGGTCTTTTCTATGTGAAGGAATCCCCGGAGAACTTCGGCACGGAGAAGCTGTTCGACGGTGTCGCCAACCCTGGCGGAGCCGAAGGCACTGCGCGATTTCCTGACGGCCTATTGGACGCGGTCATCGAAGCCGCCGAAGAATGCCCAGGAGAGTGCATCTTCATCGAGGCCTAG